One region of Dokdonia sp. 4H-3-7-5 genomic DNA includes:
- a CDS encoding YceI family protein, which produces MKKKITTALLAIIVTTGAFANTNPILKKVIVKESSINWTGKKVLGQHNGTIDLVSGSLEMEDGKLIGGNFVVDMTTIAVTDLKAGEGKEKLEGHLNSPDFFDTANHNEATFTITEVTESATGYNVVGDLTIKGHTESVSVNMVVSENTATTTFNVDRTKYGVRYGSASFFDNLKDNAISDNFELAVNLTF; this is translated from the coding sequence ATGAAAAAGAAAATCACAACAGCTTTACTAGCAATTATCGTCACTACAGGTGCATTTGCAAACACAAACCCAATTCTTAAAAAGGTTATTGTAAAAGAAAGCAGTATCAACTGGACTGGAAAAAAAGTATTAGGCCAGCACAATGGAACTATTGATCTTGTTTCTGGTTCACTAGAAATGGAAGATGGTAAACTAATAGGCGGAAATTTTGTTGTAGACATGACTACTATCGCAGTTACGGATCTTAAAGCAGGAGAAGGAAAAGAAAAACTAGAGGGACACTTGAACTCTCCAGATTTCTTTGACACTGCAAATCATAATGAAGCAACTTTTACTATTACAGAGGTTACAGAAAGTGCTACTGGATATAATGTTGTGGGAGACCTAACTATTAAAGGTCATACAGAATCTGTATCAGTAAATATGGTTGTAAGTGAAAATACAGCCACCACTACTTTTAATGTAGACCGCACAAAATATGGAGTACGTTACGGATCGGCATCATTTTTTGACAACTTAAAAGACAACGCAATCTCAGATAATTTTGAACTTGCTGTAAACTTGACTTTTTAA
- the trpD gene encoding anthranilate phosphoribosyltransferase gives MKQILNRLINHDQLTKTESREVLVNISEGKYNHSQIASFLTVYMMRSITVDELEGFRDALLDLCLAVDFSEYNAIDLCGTGGDGKDTFNISTLSSFITAGAGVNVTKHGNYGVSSVSGSSNVMEHLGIKFSNDKDFLKRSMDEVGMCVLHAPLFHPAMKNVAPIRRELGVKTFFNMLGPMVNPAFPSNQLVGVFNLELARMYGYLYQKGDKNFTILHALDGYDEISLTGATKAITNHTEMMLEPADFGVSSHLQKDIYGGDTVESSAKIFMDVISGKGTDAQNNVVCANAGMAIATVQGLTPLQGFEKAKESLFSGKAAQKLSKLQALSN, from the coding sequence ATGAAACAAATACTCAATAGATTAATAAATCACGATCAGCTCACAAAAACAGAGAGTCGTGAGGTACTCGTAAACATTTCTGAAGGAAAATATAATCACAGTCAGATTGCTTCTTTTCTCACAGTCTATATGATGCGTAGCATTACTGTAGATGAGTTAGAAGGTTTTAGAGACGCATTGCTAGACCTCTGTCTTGCAGTGGATTTTTCTGAGTATAATGCTATAGATCTTTGTGGTACTGGAGGTGATGGAAAAGATACTTTTAATATCTCTACACTATCTAGTTTTATCACTGCTGGTGCTGGAGTAAACGTTACAAAACACGGTAATTATGGAGTAAGCTCTGTGAGTGGTAGTAGTAATGTGATGGAGCACCTCGGTATAAAATTTAGTAATGACAAGGACTTTTTAAAGCGTTCTATGGATGAAGTGGGCATGTGTGTATTACACGCACCTCTCTTCCACCCTGCTATGAAAAATGTAGCGCCCATACGTAGAGAACTAGGTGTAAAAACCTTTTTCAATATGCTAGGTCCTATGGTTAATCCTGCGTTCCCAAGCAATCAGCTAGTGGGTGTTTTTAATCTCGAACTTGCTAGAATGTACGGATATTTATATCAAAAAGGTGATAAGAATTTTACCATACTACATGCCCTAGATGGTTATGATGAGATCTCACTTACGGGAGCCACAAAAGCAATTACTAATCATACAGAGATGATGCTCGAACCAGCAGATTTTGGCGTAAGCTCACATCTACAGAAAGATATTTATGGTGGTGATACTGTGGAGTCTTCGGCAAAGATATTTATGGATGTAATTTCAGGTAAGGGAACAGACGCTCAGAATAATGTGGTGTGTGCAAATGCAGGAATGGCGATTGCCACCGTACAGGGGCTAACACCTCTTCAAGGATTTGAAAAAGCAAAAGAGAGTTTGTTTTCTGGTAAAGCCGCTCAAAAACTAAGCAAATTACAAGCCTTAAGCAACTAA
- a CDS encoding phosphoribosylanthranilate isomerase: MKYNTQEVAALQPDYLGFIFYEKSKRDFGDLAIPELPEGIDRVGVFADADIAFAKAKIIQHNLNVIQLHGSESPEYIKELQGYLVERSRDLNIWKVFGIKDNFDFEKLKPYEGIVDGFLFDTKGKEKGGNGYTFDWCVLKDYTSQTPIILSGGIGLEEVEKVTEILATDLPIIALDVNSKFEDKPGMKNIEKLKKFKAAIAAFTPSRS; the protein is encoded by the coding sequence ATGAAATATAATACACAAGAGGTCGCTGCATTGCAGCCAGACTATCTTGGGTTTATATTTTATGAGAAAAGCAAACGAGATTTTGGCGACCTAGCGATTCCAGAATTACCGGAGGGAATTGACCGCGTAGGGGTTTTTGCAGATGCAGATATTGCTTTCGCGAAAGCGAAAATAATACAGCACAACCTCAACGTAATCCAGTTGCACGGGAGTGAGTCGCCTGAGTACATAAAAGAACTTCAAGGTTATCTGGTCGAGCGCAGTCGAGACCTCAACATTTGGAAAGTTTTTGGAATAAAAGACAACTTTGATTTTGAAAAACTTAAGCCTTATGAAGGAATTGTGGATGGCTTCCTTTTTGACACCAAGGGAAAAGAAAAAGGAGGAAATGGATACACCTTTGACTGGTGTGTACTAAAAGATTACACGTCTCAAACACCTATTATTTTAAGCGGTGGCATAGGACTAGAAGAAGTAGAAAAAGTAACAGAAATACTGGCGACAGATTTGCCTATTATCGCACTTGATGTAAATAGCAAGTTTGAAGATAAGCCAGGAATGAAGAATATAGAAAAATTGAAAAAGTTTAAAGCAGCGATCGCAGCGTTTACGCCGTCTCGCTCATAA
- a CDS encoding anthranilate synthase component II has translation MKKILVIDNYDSFVYNLVHYLEELDCIVTVKRNDQFALEECDHYDKILLSPGPGIPDEAGLLKDVIKTYGGRKPILGVCLGQQAIGEVFGGTLINLDKVFHGVATQVQITKPDTVLFKDLGEDIAVGRYHSWVVATEDFPPALEITAIDDNGQIMALRHRELDIRGVQFHPESVLTPDGKTMIKNWVLS, from the coding sequence ATGAAAAAGATATTAGTAATAGATAACTACGATTCCTTTGTGTACAATCTTGTGCACTACCTAGAAGAATTAGATTGCATCGTGACTGTAAAGCGTAATGACCAGTTTGCACTTGAAGAGTGTGACCACTACGATAAGATACTACTCTCACCTGGCCCTGGAATTCCTGATGAAGCTGGCTTACTTAAAGACGTTATCAAAACCTATGGAGGAAGAAAACCTATTCTAGGCGTTTGCCTCGGGCAGCAAGCTATAGGCGAAGTTTTTGGAGGAACTTTAATTAATCTTGATAAGGTATTTCACGGAGTAGCAACACAGGTTCAAATAACAAAGCCAGATACTGTACTGTTTAAGGACCTAGGTGAAGATATAGCTGTTGGACGCTACCATTCATGGGTAGTAGCTACAGAAGATTTTCCACCAGCACTGGAAATTACTGCGATTGATGATAATGGTCAGATCATGGCTTTACGTCATAGGGAACTTGATATACGTGGTGTACAGTTTCACCCAGAATCTGTACTAACACCAGATGGAAAAACGATGATTAAAAACTGGGTACTTAGTTAA
- the trpA gene encoding tryptophan synthase subunit alpha, giving the protein MNRIKQKLQEDKKLLSLYFTAGYPAIDDTVSILTQLQESGVDMVEIGLPFSDPLADGPTIQESSTAALHNGMTTEKLFSQLDGIRETIHIPLIVMGYFNPMLQYGVEKFCKRCQEIGIDGIIMPDLPLAEYEAEYKAIFEKYGLINVFLITPQTSDARIQQLDAASDGFIYMVSSASTTGGTSGFSNTTSDYFERIAAMNLKSQQIVGFGISNEETFKAATTHQKGAIIGSAFIKHITKNGANSVASFVETIR; this is encoded by the coding sequence ATGAATAGAATAAAACAAAAATTACAAGAAGATAAAAAGCTACTAAGCTTATACTTCACTGCTGGATATCCAGCGATAGATGATACTGTTTCTATCTTAACGCAGCTTCAAGAAAGCGGTGTAGATATGGTGGAGATAGGATTACCTTTTTCAGATCCGCTAGCAGATGGGCCTACTATTCAAGAGTCAAGTACTGCTGCGCTTCATAACGGAATGACTACCGAAAAACTGTTTAGCCAGCTGGACGGTATTCGTGAGACCATTCACATTCCGCTTATTGTGATGGGTTACTTTAACCCGATGTTACAATATGGAGTTGAGAAATTCTGTAAGCGTTGTCAAGAAATAGGTATCGATGGAATCATTATGCCAGACTTACCACTAGCCGAATACGAAGCGGAGTATAAAGCAATCTTTGAAAAATACGGACTTATCAATGTATTTCTCATTACTCCTCAAACGAGTGATGCGCGCATCCAGCAACTAGATGCGGCAAGTGATGGCTTTATCTATATGGTGAGTAGCGCGAGTACTACGGGTGGTACTAGCGGCTTTAGTAATACGACTTCAGATTACTTTGAGCGCATCGCTGCAATGAATCTAAAGAGCCAGCAAATTGTAGGATTTGGTATTAGTAATGAAGAGACTTTTAAAGCAGCAACTACACACCAAAAAGGAGCCATTATAGGAAGCGCTTTTATAAAGCATATTACTAAGAATGGAGCAAACAGTGTGGCTAGCTTTGTAGAAACTATTAGGTAA
- a CDS encoding anthranilate synthase component I family protein — protein sequence MTYKLKTSSKRLLADTITPVSVYLRLRDRFPNSLLLESSDYHANDNSFSYICCNPIASIEVGNGIITQQFPDGKSEEITVTDDTNVVGVLDAFAKAFSSSKTAHKFINNGLFGYLSYDSVQYFEDLKISKKEEDLNIPDIYYAVYQNIIAINHFNNEAHIFCHNTSGESNIEEIEQMLKSKNFAEYKFARNNELTSNITDEDYKALVDTCKKHCQRGDVFQIVPSKRFSQQFTGDEFNVYRALRSVNPSPYLFYFDYGDYKIFGSSPEAQIIVQDRKAEIHPIAGTFKRTGNDEQDAILAKELAKDEKENSEHVMLVDLARNDLSRNGHDVTVETYREVQFFSHVIHLVSKVTGQMHEDSNTLQVVADTFPAGTLSGAPKHMAMQLLEKYENRNRTFYGGAIGFMDFYGNFNHAIIIRSFLSKNHTLHWQAGAGVVSGSDPAKELQEVYNKLGALNKALDIAEDI from the coding sequence ATGACATATAAATTAAAAACTTCCTCAAAACGCCTTCTGGCAGACACCATTACTCCAGTTTCGGTATACTTAAGGTTGCGTGACCGTTTTCCTAATAGTTTGCTGCTCGAGAGTAGTGATTATCATGCAAATGATAATAGTTTCTCATACATCTGTTGCAATCCTATTGCTTCCATAGAAGTGGGTAACGGGATCATAACACAGCAATTTCCAGATGGTAAAAGCGAGGAAATAACAGTTACAGATGATACTAACGTTGTGGGTGTTTTAGACGCTTTCGCGAAAGCATTCTCATCTTCAAAGACCGCTCATAAATTCATTAATAATGGCTTGTTTGGCTATTTATCGTATGACTCTGTACAGTACTTTGAGGATCTAAAAATCTCCAAAAAAGAGGAAGATTTGAATATTCCAGATATCTACTATGCAGTGTATCAAAATATCATTGCCATCAATCATTTTAATAACGAAGCGCATATATTTTGTCACAATACTTCTGGAGAAAGTAATATTGAGGAGATAGAGCAAATGCTCAAGTCAAAAAACTTTGCCGAATATAAGTTTGCTCGTAATAATGAGCTTACCAGCAATATTACAGACGAAGATTACAAAGCACTCGTAGACACCTGCAAAAAGCACTGCCAGCGCGGTGATGTATTCCAGATTGTACCTAGCAAGCGATTCTCTCAGCAGTTTACTGGTGATGAGTTTAATGTATACAGAGCACTACGTAGTGTAAATCCATCTCCTTACTTATTCTATTTTGATTACGGAGATTATAAGATTTTTGGGTCTTCACCAGAGGCACAAATCATTGTGCAAGATAGAAAGGCAGAGATTCACCCAATTGCCGGAACCTTCAAAAGAACAGGCAATGATGAGCAAGATGCAATCCTTGCCAAAGAACTTGCAAAAGACGAAAAAGAAAACTCAGAGCACGTTATGCTTGTAGATCTTGCTCGCAACGACCTATCAAGAAATGGACATGACGTTACGGTAGAGACCTATCGTGAGGTGCAGTTTTTCTCTCACGTGATTCACCTTGTGAGTAAAGTAACTGGGCAAATGCATGAGGACAGTAATACACTACAAGTAGTGGCGGATACTTTCCCTGCAGGAACCTTAAGCGGAGCACCAAAGCACATGGCTATGCAGCTTCTCGAAAAATATGAAAACCGCAACAGAACCTTCTACGGTGGAGCGATAGGTTTTATGGATTTTTACGGTAATTTTAATCACGCAATTATCATTCGTTCATTTTTAAGTAAAAATCACACGCTACACTGGCAAGCAGGCGCTGGAGTAGTATCAGGAAGTGACCCAGCCAAGGAATTACAAGAAGTTTATAACAAATTAGGAGCGCTTAATAAAGCACTTGATATCGCAGAAGACATATAG
- a CDS encoding D-alanine--D-alanine ligase: MQKKNIAVLMGGYSSEYQISLNSGATVVASLDKEKYQVYAVHILKEGWFCVIDGERFAIDKGDFSFIDAFAKKVTFQACYNTIHGTPGEDGKLQAYLELLGIPQTSCDFYESAMTFNKRDTLSVLSSYGVPMAQSVYVNKGDVIDMPFKNSLALKVGYPCFVKPNRAGSSYGVSKVYKEGDLEQALEHAFSEDSQVLIESFLSGTEVSVGVYNFGGETQVLPACEIVPDGDFFSLEAKYSGKSQEIVPARLSEKETNEVQGLTKGIYDLLSLKGICRVDFIFHEGKPHFVEVNTNPGLSKESIIPREFKAAGLSLAEVFGEAIEHCIKRAQV, encoded by the coding sequence GTGCAGAAAAAAAATATCGCCGTTTTAATGGGTGGCTACAGTAGCGAGTACCAAATATCGCTTAACAGTGGTGCCACCGTAGTTGCTTCTTTAGATAAAGAAAAATACCAAGTGTATGCCGTGCATATCCTTAAGGAGGGATGGTTTTGTGTGATAGATGGCGAGCGATTTGCAATAGATAAAGGCGATTTTAGCTTTATTGACGCTTTCGCGAAAAAGGTAACCTTCCAAGCTTGTTACAATACCATACACGGAACGCCAGGCGAGGACGGAAAACTACAAGCCTACCTAGAATTACTAGGAATCCCACAGACGAGTTGTGACTTTTATGAAAGCGCAATGACGTTTAATAAGCGCGACACACTAAGCGTGTTAAGTTCATACGGCGTGCCAATGGCGCAATCTGTGTACGTAAATAAAGGCGATGTGATAGACATGCCCTTTAAAAATTCGCTTGCCTTAAAAGTGGGGTATCCATGTTTTGTGAAGCCTAACCGTGCAGGATCTAGTTACGGCGTGAGTAAAGTATATAAAGAAGGAGATCTCGAGCAAGCTCTTGAGCATGCGTTCTCTGAGGATAGCCAAGTGCTGATAGAATCTTTTTTAAGCGGTACAGAGGTGTCTGTAGGCGTGTATAATTTTGGTGGAGAGACACAAGTATTGCCTGCTTGTGAGATTGTACCAGACGGAGACTTTTTTAGTCTAGAGGCAAAATACTCTGGAAAATCCCAAGAGATTGTGCCCGCACGACTCTCCGAAAAAGAGACAAATGAAGTGCAAGGACTTACAAAAGGGATTTATGACCTCTTGAGTCTCAAAGGAATTTGTCGTGTAGATTTTATTTTTCACGAGGGTAAGCCGCATTTTGTTGAGGTAAATACCAATCCTGGATTGTCAAAGGAAAGTATTATCCCAAGAGAATTTAAAGCAGCAGGATTATCACTTGCAGAAGTTTTTGGTGAAGCCATTGAACATTGTATAAAGCGAGCGCAGGTATAA
- the trpB gene encoding tryptophan synthase subunit beta, whose amino-acid sequence MNTLEKEKSYQADERGYYGDFGGAFIPEMLYPNVEELRSQYVQIMQEPAFQEEFKQLLKDYVGRPTPLYYAKRFSEKYGTKVYLKREDLCHTGAHKVNNTIGQILMAQRLGKTRIIAETGAGQHGVATATVCALMGLECIVYMGAIDIERQAPNVARMKMLGATVRPAMSGSRTLKDATNEAIRDWINNPVDTHYIIGSVVGPHPYPDMVARFQSVISEETKKQLLEKEGKENPDYVVACVGGGSNAAGLYYHYLDQPDVGIIAVEAAGKGVDTGESAATSALGREGIIHGSKTLLMQTDDGQITEPYSISAGLDYPGVGPMHANLFRSGRGVFISVTDEDAMTAGLELSKLEGIIPAIETSHALAIFETRKFKKDDIVVINLSGRGDKDLNTYIDYFKL is encoded by the coding sequence ATGAATACACTTGAAAAAGAAAAAAGTTACCAAGCAGACGAGAGAGGCTATTATGGAGATTTTGGAGGTGCTTTCATCCCAGAAATGCTCTATCCTAATGTAGAAGAATTGCGCTCACAGTATGTACAAATCATGCAAGAGCCAGCCTTTCAAGAAGAGTTCAAACAACTTCTAAAGGATTACGTAGGTCGCCCTACGCCGCTTTATTATGCCAAAAGATTTAGTGAGAAGTATGGCACAAAAGTTTACTTAAAAAGAGAAGATCTTTGTCATACAGGAGCACATAAAGTAAACAATACGATAGGTCAGATTTTAATGGCGCAGCGTCTAGGTAAAACCAGAATCATTGCAGAGACTGGTGCTGGACAACACGGTGTTGCAACAGCTACGGTTTGCGCACTTATGGGTCTAGAATGTATCGTATATATGGGAGCGATAGATATAGAACGCCAGGCGCCTAACGTAGCACGCATGAAAATGCTAGGAGCAACTGTACGCCCAGCAATGTCTGGAAGTAGAACACTTAAAGATGCAACTAACGAAGCGATACGTGACTGGATTAACAATCCAGTAGATACTCACTACATCATAGGCTCTGTGGTAGGGCCACACCCTTATCCAGATATGGTAGCTCGTTTCCAATCGGTGATTTCTGAGGAGACTAAGAAACAATTATTAGAAAAAGAAGGAAAAGAAAATCCTGACTATGTAGTTGCCTGTGTAGGTGGCGGTAGTAATGCTGCTGGATTATATTATCACTATCTAGATCAACCAGATGTAGGCATTATTGCTGTAGAAGCTGCTGGAAAAGGTGTAGATACGGGTGAGAGTGCTGCAACATCTGCACTGGGACGTGAGGGAATTATACACGGAAGTAAGACCTTATTAATGCAAACAGACGACGGGCAGATTACAGAGCCTTACTCTATCTCTGCTGGTCTAGACTACCCTGGTGTAGGACCTATGCACGCAAACCTCTTTCGCTCTGGGCGTGGGGTGTTTATCTCTGTTACAGATGAAGATGCGATGACGGCTGGACTAGAATTAAGTAAGCTAGAAGGAATTATCCCTGCTATTGAGACAAGTCACGCACTTGCTATTTTTGAAACCAGAAAATTCAAAAAAGACGACATCGTAGTGATCAACCTTTCGGGACGTGGTGATAAGGATTTGAATACCTATATCGATTATTTCAAATTATAG
- the trpC gene encoding indole-3-glycerol phosphate synthase TrpC, with amino-acid sequence MTILDKITADKIKEVALRKSLIPVSQLEQSVLFERDIISLATAVRNGSGIIAEHKRRSPSKSVINNSLNVQDVARGYEQAGVSGMSVLTDMKYFGGALDDLIIARASTSFPLLRKEFIVDEYQILEAKAYGADAILLIAATLSRKQIEQFSTFAKSLGLDVLCESHNEEELQKSIMPSVDMLGINNRNLKTFEVSLETSKELIKQIPDDFTKISESGISSIEAIKELKPHGFHGFLIGENFMKTDNPGESAATFINQL; translated from the coding sequence ATGACGATACTAGATAAAATTACAGCAGATAAAATCAAGGAAGTAGCTTTAAGAAAAAGCCTTATTCCTGTGAGTCAATTAGAGCAATCAGTGCTTTTTGAACGAGATATTATTTCGCTCGCTACGGCGGTGCGCAATGGCTCTGGTATTATTGCAGAGCACAAAAGAAGATCACCAAGCAAGTCTGTTATAAATAACAGCTTAAATGTACAAGATGTAGCTCGTGGTTATGAGCAGGCAGGTGTAAGCGGGATGTCGGTGTTGACAGATATGAAATACTTTGGTGGTGCACTAGATGATTTAATTATTGCTAGAGCTTCGACTAGTTTTCCGCTATTACGCAAGGAATTTATAGTAGATGAATACCAGATTCTTGAAGCCAAAGCCTACGGTGCAGATGCGATATTACTGATTGCAGCTACGCTTTCGCGAAAGCAAATAGAGCAGTTTTCAACCTTTGCAAAAAGTCTTGGTCTCGATGTGCTTTGTGAATCTCACAATGAAGAAGAATTACAGAAGTCGATTATGCCATCTGTAGATATGCTAGGCATAAATAACCGAAATCTTAAGACTTTTGAAGTAAGTCTAGAAACGAGTAAGGAGCTCATCAAGCAGATTCCAGACGATTTTACAAAAATCTCAGAAAGCGGTATTAGCTCGATTGAAGCGATTAAAGAATTAAAACCACACGGTTTTCACGGGTTTTTAATTGGTGAAAACTTTATGAAAACAGATAACCCAGGAGAGAGTGCAGCAACTTTTATTAATCAGTTATGA
- a CDS encoding PASTA domain-containing protein yields the protein MSLLKFLVSKAFVKQIVLAIIIIIALVFVTRWWLGSTTNHDERIAVPNVKGMTLDLVSQELENADLRYFIIDSANFNPNYPKYSVIDQEPNAGKFVKENRQIYLVLNPSGYQKMTIPPIVGKTRRQAEPSLKALGFEIGKVTYVDWIGKDEVRDIRHKGKRVKAGDRLEKTSVIDLVLGNGKGDYRDAISDDSSDEN from the coding sequence ATGAGTCTTTTAAAATTTCTAGTAAGCAAAGCATTTGTAAAACAAATTGTACTTGCTATCATCATCATCATCGCATTAGTATTTGTTACTAGATGGTGGTTAGGGAGCACCACAAATCACGATGAGCGCATTGCAGTGCCTAATGTAAAAGGGATGACGCTTGATCTAGTCTCTCAAGAACTAGAAAATGCAGACCTGCGTTACTTTATTATTGACAGTGCAAATTTTAATCCTAATTATCCTAAGTATTCTGTGATTGACCAAGAGCCTAATGCTGGTAAATTTGTAAAAGAAAACAGACAGATATACTTAGTACTCAACCCATCTGGTTATCAAAAAATGACCATCCCTCCTATTGTAGGTAAAACACGCCGCCAGGCAGAACCTTCATTAAAGGCACTAGGATTTGAGATAGGAAAAGTAACCTATGTAGACTGGATAGGAAAAGACGAAGTAAGAGATATAAGACACAAAGGAAAGAGAGTGAAAGCTGGAGATAGACTAGAAAAAACTTCTGTTATCGACCTAGTATTAGGTAATGGTAAAGGTGACTACCGCGACGCTATTTCTGATGACTCATCAGACGAAAACTAA
- the coaD gene encoding pantetheine-phosphate adenylyltransferase, producing the protein MRKAVFPGSFDPITLGHYDIIERGLTLFDEVILAIGVNSDKKYMFSLEQRKQFLEDTFKDEPRIKVMTYKGLTIDFCKEQESEFILRGLRNPGDFEFEKAIAHTNRKLSGIETVFLLTSSGKSYISSSIVRDVIRNGGDCSGLVPDVVEPCANGIWKEIQEKA; encoded by the coding sequence ATAAGAAAAGCAGTATTTCCTGGAAGTTTTGACCCTATTACTCTTGGGCATTATGATATTATAGAAAGAGGTCTTACCCTTTTTGATGAGGTAATACTTGCTATAGGTGTCAACTCAGATAAAAAATATATGTTCTCTTTAGAGCAGCGCAAGCAATTTCTAGAAGATACTTTTAAAGATGAGCCGCGTATTAAAGTAATGACTTATAAAGGTCTTACTATAGACTTCTGTAAGGAGCAAGAAAGCGAATTCATACTAAGAGGACTGCGTAACCCTGGAGATTTTGAGTTTGAAAAAGCGATAGCTCATACTAATAGAAAATTATCTGGTATCGAGACCGTATTCTTACTTACCAGCTCTGGTAAGAGTTATATCTCCTCATCTATTGTGCGCGATGTAATACGTAATGGTGGTGACTGTTCTGGTCTAGTGCCAGATGTGGTAGAACCTTGTGCAAATGGGATTTGGAAAGAAATTCAAGAGAAAGCGTAG
- a CDS encoding RluA family pseudouridine synthase produces MNEEQFIGPEPQDDELYEHYSFTASKGQEPLRVDKFLMNFVENATRNKIQKAAKNGSIQVNNIVVKQNYKVKAGDVVRAMFEHPPHEFLLTPEDIDIDVVYEDDQLMVVNKPAGMVVHPGHGNYSGTLINALIHHVDNLPNNSSDRPGLVHRIDKDTSGLLVVAKTEQAMTHLSKQFFNKTTEREYVAIVWGNVVDDEGTIEGNIGRHPKNRLQNTVFYGEDEDQGKPAVTHYKVIERLGYVTLVSCKLETGRTHQIRVHMKHIGHTLFNDERYGGNAILKGTTFTKYKQFVDNCFKILPRQALHAKTLGFVHPTTGEYKRFETPVPEDMTGCIDKWRSYATHSKEQ; encoded by the coding sequence ATGAACGAAGAACAATTTATAGGTCCAGAACCTCAAGACGACGAACTTTACGAGCACTACAGTTTTACTGCTAGTAAAGGTCAAGAACCATTACGCGTAGATAAATTCTTAATGAATTTTGTAGAAAATGCTACCCGTAATAAAATCCAGAAGGCTGCCAAAAACGGTAGCATTCAAGTAAATAATATTGTTGTAAAACAAAATTATAAAGTAAAAGCGGGAGATGTTGTGCGTGCCATGTTTGAGCACCCACCACACGAGTTTTTACTCACTCCAGAAGATATTGATATCGATGTGGTGTATGAAGACGACCAACTTATGGTAGTCAATAAACCTGCAGGAATGGTGGTGCACCCAGGTCACGGTAATTACTCTGGAACGCTTATTAACGCACTTATTCACCACGTAGATAACCTGCCTAACAATTCTAGTGATAGACCAGGGCTTGTACACCGTATAGATAAAGACACTAGTGGTTTACTGGTAGTTGCCAAAACAGAGCAAGCAATGACACACCTCTCTAAGCAGTTTTTTAATAAAACGACAGAGAGAGAATATGTTGCTATCGTATGGGGTAACGTAGTAGATGACGAAGGAACGATAGAAGGAAACATAGGCCGTCACCCAAAGAACAGATTGCAAAACACCGTTTTTTACGGCGAGGATGAAGACCAAGGAAAACCAGCTGTTACTCATTACAAAGTAATAGAGCGCCTAGGCTATGTAACACTTGTGAGTTGTAAGCTTGAGACGGGACGTACACACCAGATACGTGTGCACATGAAGCACATAGGACACACCTTATTTAACGATGAGCGTTATGGTGGTAATGCTATCTTAAAAGGAACGACGTTTACTAAGTATAAACAGTTTGTAGATAACTGCTTTAAGATTTTACCACGCCAGGCACTGCATGCAAAAACATTAGGTTTTGTACACCCTACTACCGGAGAATACAAACGTTTTGAAACCCCAGTACCAGAAGATATGACGGGCTGTATAGATAAGTGGCGATCTTATGCTACGCACAGTAAGGAGCAATAG